One window from the genome of Faecalibacterium sp. HTF-F encodes:
- the aroB gene encoding 3-dehydroquinate synthase: MSEFIGTKLTMNLGERSYDIIVKSGSLENLYQFARLDRRVAVVTDSGVPAQYAQMVADQCKDARIITVPQGEASKSFKILESVLRQMLEFGMGRGDLVIAVGGGVVGDLAGFAASIYMRGIDFINCPTTTLSMIDSSIGGKTAVDLGDTKNIVGAFWQPKLVIVDPDTLATLPRRHFINGLAEAVKASLLADPELFAIFENGDVDAQIGEIICRSLRFKKNIVEQDETEQGMRKALNFGHTIGHGIEAVKGIKGRRTVGLYHGECVALGMLPMIESKALQKRVRAVYRRLGLPTRTTYDKEKVLAEMLHDKKAQSGQITIIKVPGLGCWRAETIPVEGLRPLLGIEE; this comes from the coding sequence ATGAGTGAATTTATCGGAACCAAGCTGACTATGAATCTGGGCGAGCGCAGCTACGACATCATCGTGAAGAGCGGCTCGCTGGAAAACCTGTACCAGTTCGCCCGGCTGGACCGCCGGGTGGCGGTTGTCACCGACAGCGGTGTGCCTGCACAGTACGCCCAGATGGTGGCCGACCAGTGCAAGGATGCCCGCATCATCACGGTGCCCCAGGGCGAAGCCAGCAAGAGCTTTAAAATTCTGGAATCCGTGCTGCGCCAGATGCTGGAATTCGGCATGGGCCGCGGCGATCTGGTGATCGCCGTAGGCGGCGGCGTGGTGGGCGATCTGGCCGGTTTTGCCGCTTCCATCTACATGCGGGGCATCGACTTCATCAACTGCCCCACCACCACCCTCTCCATGATCGATTCCTCCATCGGCGGCAAGACCGCCGTGGATCTGGGCGATACCAAAAACATCGTAGGTGCCTTCTGGCAGCCCAAGCTGGTCATCGTGGACCCGGACACCCTTGCCACCCTGCCCCGCCGCCACTTCATCAACGGTCTGGCAGAAGCCGTCAAGGCCAGCCTGCTGGCAGACCCGGAGCTGTTCGCGATCTTTGAAAATGGCGATGTGGATGCCCAGATCGGCGAGATCATCTGCCGCAGCCTGCGGTTCAAGAAGAATATCGTGGAGCAGGACGAAACCGAGCAGGGGATGCGCAAGGCCCTGAACTTCGGCCACACCATCGGCCACGGCATCGAGGCCGTCAAGGGCATCAAGGGCCGCCGCACCGTGGGCCTTTACCACGGCGAGTGCGTGGCGCTGGGCATGCTGCCCATGATCGAATCCAAGGCACTGCAGAAACGGGTGCGCGCGGTATACCGCCGCCTCGGCCTGCCCACCCGCACCACCTACGATAAGGAAAAGGTGCTGGCTGAAATGCTGCACGACAAAAAGGCACAGAGCGGCCAGATCACCATTATCAAGGTGCCGGGTCTGGGCTGCTGGCGCGCCGAGACCATCCCGGTGGAGGGCCTGCGTCCCCTGCTGGGCATTGAGGAGTAA
- a CDS encoding DUF624 domain-containing protein, which produces MGLFPSANDFKAGKGVEKDAPRKTGIGRFFELVGRDMNGMFLANLLACIGFLPVICLVYIGFLANSLPVMLASAVVGGILAGPALAGMYDTVLRALRDEAGYWWVTYRRAFKRNFKASIAPGIFYCVVVTMQIFLVYFCFSMLAQGTNVGVPLWVATVLNLLIFQMLFAYMWPQVVLLDQPFSLTMKNSLNCMIAFLPHALAAAIVQILFWGVVILCMPLGLLLMLIFGFWFVTEVSCQIIYGDIEKVFHIEESIRKMKDAELEAALKEDYDSGEDDTEK; this is translated from the coding sequence ATGGGTTTATTTCCTTCTGCAAACGACTTCAAAGCTGGCAAGGGCGTGGAAAAAGACGCCCCCCGCAAGACTGGCATAGGCCGCTTTTTTGAGCTTGTGGGCCGTGATATGAACGGCATGTTCCTTGCAAACCTGCTGGCCTGCATCGGCTTTCTGCCGGTGATCTGTCTGGTGTACATCGGCTTTCTGGCAAACAGCCTGCCTGTCATGCTGGCAAGCGCGGTGGTAGGCGGCATTCTGGCAGGGCCTGCGCTGGCCGGCATGTACGATACCGTGCTGCGCGCCCTGCGCGATGAGGCCGGTTACTGGTGGGTGACCTACCGCCGCGCCTTCAAGCGCAACTTCAAGGCCAGCATTGCGCCGGGCATCTTCTACTGCGTCGTGGTCACGATGCAGATCTTCCTTGTGTATTTCTGCTTCAGCATGCTGGCGCAGGGCACCAATGTGGGCGTGCCGCTGTGGGTGGCCACGGTGCTGAACCTGCTCATCTTCCAGATGCTGTTCGCCTACATGTGGCCGCAGGTGGTGCTGCTGGATCAGCCCTTCAGCCTGACGATGAAAAACAGCCTCAACTGCATGATCGCCTTCCTGCCCCACGCACTGGCGGCTGCCATCGTGCAGATCCTGTTCTGGGGCGTGGTGATCCTGTGCATGCCGCTGGGCCTGCTGCTGATGCTCATTTTCGGCTTCTGGTTCGTCACCGAGGTGTCCTGCCAGATCATCTACGGCGACATTGAAAAGGTATTCCACATCGAGGAGAGCATCCGCAAAATGAAGGATGCCGAGCTGGAAGCGGCCCTGAAAGAGGACTATGATTCCGGCGAGGACGACACCGAAAAATGA
- a CDS encoding lysophospholipid acyltransferase family protein, producing the protein MSIFRTIAMFIYLFGYMIVHYGVLRRAERALAAGDTQLVEELVNKHIPHWSRGILKVTGVSLSVEGLENIPKDTPCVFVGNHRSYYDIPLLLASLDKPHGILAKEELEKIPLLNRWMKLLGCVFVQRDDLRASVRALNDATAIVESGKSFVIFPEGTRYKGEEGGAGEFKAGAFRIAVKTGVPVVPVALTGARALFEGNGNLCHPGSVHIKVLPPIRTEGMSKAEQKQLPDAVRQAILAQL; encoded by the coding sequence ATGAGTATTTTTCGCACGATTGCGATGTTTATCTACTTATTTGGTTATATGATCGTCCATTATGGCGTGCTGCGCCGGGCGGAACGCGCCCTGGCTGCAGGCGACACGCAGCTGGTGGAAGAGCTTGTCAACAAGCATATCCCGCACTGGAGCCGGGGCATTTTAAAGGTGACCGGCGTTTCCCTGAGCGTGGAGGGCCTTGAGAATATCCCCAAGGACACCCCCTGCGTGTTTGTGGGCAACCACCGCAGCTACTACGACATCCCGCTTTTGCTGGCCAGTCTGGATAAGCCCCACGGCATCCTTGCCAAGGAAGAGCTGGAAAAGATCCCGCTTCTGAACCGCTGGATGAAGCTGCTGGGCTGCGTATTCGTCCAGCGCGATGACCTGCGGGCTTCCGTCCGCGCCCTGAACGATGCCACCGCCATTGTGGAAAGCGGCAAAAGCTTTGTCATCTTCCCGGAGGGCACCCGCTACAAAGGGGAAGAAGGCGGCGCCGGCGAGTTTAAGGCCGGTGCGTTCCGCATTGCCGTCAAGACCGGCGTGCCGGTGGTGCCGGTAGCCCTGACCGGTGCCCGTGCCCTGTTTGAGGGCAACGGCAACCTGTGCCATCCGGGCAGCGTGCATATTAAGGTGCTGCCGCCCATCCGGACCGAAGGCATGAGCAAGGCCGAGCAGAAGCAGCTGCCCGATGCAGTGCGTCAGGCCATTCTGGCACAGCTGTAA
- a CDS encoding AAA family ATPase encodes MAKTIITLGREYCTGGRYIAEDVANALGIKLYDKELITMAAKHSGLSEEAVAASEKRHTHSLLYSLYTMGNELPLGDQVFILQSRIIKQLAEEGPCVILGRCGDYVLRERKDVLRVFVYAPKEWRLEYAKTNPLVKAKDEKGIKEEVEKTDRNRSAYYNYYTQNRWGDAHNYDLAINAALGRETCVKMILDAAAAKEKNLG; translated from the coding sequence ATGGCAAAGACGATCATCACTTTGGGACGTGAATACTGCACGGGCGGCCGCTACATCGCAGAAGATGTGGCAAATGCACTGGGCATCAAGCTTTACGACAAAGAGCTGATCACCATGGCTGCAAAGCATTCCGGCCTTTCGGAAGAAGCTGTTGCCGCCAGTGAAAAGCGGCATACCCACAGCCTGCTGTACAGCCTGTACACCATGGGCAATGAGCTGCCGCTGGGCGATCAGGTGTTCATTCTTCAGAGCCGCATCATCAAGCAGCTGGCCGAGGAAGGCCCCTGCGTGATCCTGGGCCGCTGCGGCGACTACGTGCTGCGCGAGCGCAAGGATGTGCTGCGCGTGTTCGTGTATGCACCCAAGGAGTGGCGGCTGGAATACGCAAAGACCAACCCGCTGGTCAAGGCCAAGGACGAAAAGGGCATCAAGGAAGAGGTGGAAAAGACCGACCGCAACCGCTCTGCCTACTACAACTACTACACCCAGAACCGCTGGGGCGATGCCCACAACTATGATCTGGCCATCAACGCAGCTCTCGGCCGCGAAACCTGCGTGAAGATGATCCTGGACGCAGCTGCCGCCAAGGAGAAGAACCTCGGCTGA
- a CDS encoding HdeD family acid-resistance protein, whose translation MVKKLKWNLVLMSLLYLGLGVFLVMKPGTALNIVCYALGGVVLACAAVQLVRYFAVERGVFQSQLTLVSGIVCLALGAFLIIRSDIVVSILPIVFGLFVIFDAIGRVQNALDLRRCGYDSWKGFLFLPVLSVVLGVVLVINPFGAMETLVMAIGIILIVEGAINLLSALYTVLAVRRFTKLHPETQSMLESLTGEDLNGDGVVAPDVTRTDAEASAVELDEVDESATVEQENEK comes from the coding sequence ATGGTAAAAAAGCTGAAGTGGAATCTGGTCCTCATGAGTCTGCTGTATCTGGGTCTGGGCGTTTTTCTGGTTATGAAGCCCGGTACGGCCCTCAACATCGTGTGCTATGCGCTGGGCGGCGTGGTGCTGGCCTGCGCAGCGGTGCAGCTGGTTCGCTACTTTGCGGTGGAGCGCGGGGTGTTCCAGAGCCAGCTTACCCTGGTCTCCGGCATCGTGTGTCTGGCGCTGGGGGCTTTCCTCATCATCCGCAGCGACATCGTGGTGAGCATCCTGCCCATCGTGTTCGGCCTGTTCGTCATTTTTGATGCCATTGGCCGGGTGCAGAATGCGCTGGACCTGCGCCGCTGCGGCTACGACAGCTGGAAAGGGTTCCTGTTCCTGCCGGTGCTCAGCGTGGTGCTGGGCGTGGTGCTGGTCATCAACCCCTTCGGTGCCATGGAAACGCTGGTGATGGCCATTGGCATCATCCTCATCGTGGAGGGTGCCATCAACCTGCTCAGCGCCCTGTACACGGTGCTGGCCGTGCGCCGCTTTACCAAGCTGCACCCGGAGACCCAGTCCATGCTGGAGTCCTTGACCGGCGAAGACCTGAACGGTGACGGTGTGGTTGCCCCGGATGTGACCCGCACCGATGCCGAGGCCAGTGCTGTGGAGCTGGATGAGGTGGACGAGAGTGCCACTGTGGAGCAGGAAAACGAGAAATAA
- the aroF gene encoding 3-deoxy-7-phosphoheptulonate synthase — MIISTKKGTPKDELEKIVDKFEKQGLDVTLITGKNYNVFGLVGDTTKIDERDVLANPWIDNVTRVSAPYKRANRLFHPADSVIDCGGVKIGGKEKIAVMAGPCSIEGAEQALRIAQGVKAGGATLFRGGAYKPRTSPYSFQGLETEGILDMVKAREATGMPIVSELMSEDRIPEFEEYVDVVQIGARNMQNFQLLKAVGKMHKPVLLKRGLCNTIEEWIMSAEYIMAGGNEQVILCERGIRTFEKYTRNTLDLSAVPIIHEKTHLPIIVDPSHATGKANLVEPMMIAAVAAGADGLEVEVHYDPQHAWSDGAQCLTPDSFAQAMAKCRQVAWAIGRDM; from the coding sequence ATGATCATCTCCACCAAAAAAGGGACTCCGAAGGACGAACTGGAAAAGATCGTTGACAAATTCGAGAAGCAGGGTCTGGACGTGACCCTCATCACCGGCAAGAACTACAATGTGTTCGGTCTGGTGGGCGACACCACCAAGATCGACGAGCGGGACGTGCTGGCAAACCCGTGGATCGATAATGTTACCCGCGTGTCTGCGCCCTATAAGCGCGCAAACCGCCTGTTCCACCCGGCAGATTCAGTCATCGACTGCGGCGGCGTGAAGATCGGCGGCAAGGAAAAGATCGCCGTCATGGCAGGCCCCTGCAGCATCGAGGGCGCAGAGCAGGCTCTGCGCATTGCACAGGGCGTCAAGGCCGGCGGTGCCACCCTGTTCCGCGGCGGCGCTTACAAGCCCCGCACCTCTCCCTACTCCTTCCAGGGCCTTGAGACCGAGGGTATCCTGGACATGGTAAAAGCCCGCGAGGCTACCGGCATGCCCATCGTCTCCGAGCTGATGAGCGAGGACCGCATCCCCGAATTTGAGGAGTACGTGGACGTGGTGCAGATCGGTGCCCGCAACATGCAGAACTTCCAGCTGCTCAAGGCCGTGGGCAAAATGCACAAGCCTGTTCTGCTCAAGCGCGGCCTGTGCAACACCATCGAGGAGTGGATCATGAGCGCTGAGTATATCATGGCCGGCGGCAACGAGCAGGTCATCCTGTGCGAGCGCGGCATCCGCACATTTGAAAAGTATACCCGCAACACTCTCGACCTGTCCGCTGTGCCCATCATCCACGAAAAGACCCACCTGCCCATCATCGTGGACCCCAGCCACGCCACCGGCAAGGCCAATCTGGTGGAGCCCATGATGATCGCCGCCGTGGCCGCCGGTGCCGACGGTCTGGAAGTGGAGGTCCACTACGACCCCCAGCACGCATGGAGCGACGGTGCCCAGTGCCTGACCCCGGACAGCTTCGCACAGGCCATGGCAAAGTGCCGTCAGGTGGCATGGGCCATTGGCCGCGATATGTAA
- the aroC gene encoding chorismate synthase: MKNTFGSDLSLTIFGESHGRAIGAVLDGMAAGLPVDEAFLAACMDKRRARGDGLSTPRVEADAVQLLSGVVNSRTTGTAIALMIENTNTRSGDYAKTADLLRPGHADYTAYAKYHGFQDARGGGHFSGRVTAALVAGGAIVLSALHRAGIDITTHIAECAGIADTRFALDDAAQLAAQVEALASKPEGFAVLDESVEEPMKAAIRAAGAEGDSVGGMLETAILGLPAGIGEPYFDSVESEIAHLAFSVPAVKGIEFGTGFGFAGMRGSEANDAFRMTPEGAVVTATNHNAGVNGGIANGMPVVFRTVVKPTPSIYKQQDTVDYLAKKDAQLSIQGRHDPCIVPRAAIVQSCAAALAVGDLLTARYGEAWMTHPTSFRKEDE; encoded by the coding sequence ATGAAAAATACATTCGGCAGCGACCTTTCGCTGACCATTTTCGGCGAGAGCCACGGCCGCGCCATCGGCGCGGTGCTGGACGGCATGGCCGCAGGCCTGCCGGTGGACGAGGCCTTTCTCGCCGCCTGCATGGACAAGCGCCGTGCCCGGGGCGACGGCCTGTCCACCCCCCGGGTGGAAGCGGATGCCGTGCAGCTGCTGTCCGGCGTGGTGAACAGCCGCACCACCGGCACCGCCATTGCCCTGATGATCGAAAATACCAACACCCGCAGCGGCGATTACGCCAAGACCGCAGACCTTCTGCGCCCCGGCCACGCAGACTATACCGCCTACGCCAAGTACCACGGCTTTCAGGATGCCCGGGGCGGCGGGCACTTCTCCGGCCGGGTGACGGCCGCCCTTGTGGCGGGCGGTGCCATCGTGCTGAGCGCACTGCACCGTGCGGGCATCGACATCACCACCCATATCGCGGAGTGTGCCGGCATTGCGGACACCCGCTTTGCGCTGGACGATGCCGCGCAGCTGGCTGCACAGGTGGAAGCCCTTGCCAGCAAGCCCGAGGGCTTTGCGGTGCTGGACGAGAGCGTAGAAGAACCCATGAAAGCCGCCATCCGTGCCGCCGGAGCCGAGGGCGACAGCGTGGGCGGGATGCTGGAAACTGCCATTCTCGGCCTGCCGGCCGGCATCGGCGAGCCCTATTTCGACAGTGTGGAGAGCGAGATCGCACATCTGGCGTTCTCGGTGCCCGCCGTCAAGGGCATCGAGTTCGGCACCGGCTTCGGCTTTGCCGGAATGCGCGGCTCTGAAGCAAACGACGCCTTCCGCATGACGCCGGAGGGAGCAGTCGTCACTGCCACCAACCACAATGCGGGCGTCAACGGCGGCATCGCCAACGGGATGCCGGTGGTGTTCCGCACCGTGGTCAAGCCCACACCCAGCATCTACAAGCAGCAGGACACGGTGGACTATCTTGCCAAAAAGGACGCACAGCTGTCCATTCAGGGCCGGCACGATCCCTGCATCGTGCCCAGAGCCGCCATCGTGCAGAGCTGCGCCGCCGCACTGGCTGTGGGCGATCTGCTCACGGCACGCTACGGCGAGGCCTGGATGACCCACCCCACCAGCTTCCGGAAGGAGGACGAGTAA
- a CDS encoding type II 3-dehydroquinate dehydratase, with the protein MKFLILNGPNLNLMRWSEPGVPGELDYNAIMDYVQAGCEQLGIETDCCQTNHEGDLVDEIQAAAGRVDGIVLNPGAYAHYSVAILDALRLCGVPAVEVMLHAPDEREPFRKTDVVSFGCQGHFIGEGPQGYLHACIYLAQLLRTDGSSKAHIVM; encoded by the coding sequence ATGAAATTTTTGATTCTTAACGGCCCGAACCTCAATCTTATGCGCTGGTCAGAGCCGGGCGTGCCCGGGGAGTTGGACTACAACGCCATCATGGACTATGTGCAGGCAGGCTGCGAACAGCTGGGCATTGAGACTGACTGCTGCCAAACGAACCACGAGGGCGACCTTGTGGACGAAATTCAGGCCGCAGCGGGCCGGGTGGACGGCATCGTGCTCAACCCCGGGGCCTACGCCCACTACAGCGTGGCCATTCTGGACGCCCTGCGCCTGTGCGGCGTGCCCGCCGTGGAAGTGATGCTGCACGCCCCGGACGAGCGGGAGCCCTTCCGCAAGACGGACGTGGTGTCCTTTGGCTGTCAGGGCCACTTCATCGGGGAAGGCCCGCAGGGCTACCTGCACGCCTGCATCTATCTGGCCCAGCTGCTGCGCACCGACGGCTCCAGCAAGGCGCATATCGTGATGTAA
- a CDS encoding shikimate kinase — translation MEYGLIGAKLGHSYSKIIHEMLCGYHYDLCPLPTEEEARAFLTRRQFKAINVTIPYKKLVMEYCSYIDPRAKAIGAVNTVVNKNGLLYGYNTDYMGFAHLCDAHGVNFAGRTVLILGTGGTHNTTSAVARDKGAAKVLTVSRHPDPEKGELSYAEAVSSGAQIVVNTTPAGMYPNVGVCNLDVAAMPGLEAVVDVVYNPDKTELILRAEEAGVPVAVGGLEMLVAQAVYAAEYFLDRKFEDAPVEIRRITAALRRDMLNIALIGMPSCGKTTLGRLLAKSLGRTFVDLDEEIVKTDGRSIPDIFSAEGEDGFRARETAEARRFGREGRQLISCGGGIVKRPENLRALHQNGVILFIDRPLDALTVGGGRPLSSSMDALRQMEAQRRPLYLAAADAVIPNNGTLDEALRAAMEALDEIFDS, via the coding sequence ATGGAATACGGACTCATCGGCGCAAAACTCGGCCACTCCTACTCCAAGATCATCCACGAGATGCTCTGCGGCTACCACTACGACCTGTGCCCTCTGCCCACGGAGGAAGAGGCCCGGGCCTTTCTGACCAGACGGCAGTTCAAGGCCATCAATGTCACCATTCCCTATAAGAAGCTGGTGATGGAATACTGTTCCTACATCGACCCGCGGGCCAAGGCCATTGGAGCGGTGAACACGGTGGTGAACAAAAACGGCCTGCTCTATGGATACAATACTGATTACATGGGCTTTGCCCACCTGTGCGACGCCCACGGCGTGAATTTTGCAGGCAGGACCGTGCTCATTCTGGGCACCGGCGGTACCCACAACACCACCAGCGCTGTGGCCCGGGACAAGGGCGCGGCAAAGGTGCTGACCGTCAGCCGCCATCCGGACCCGGAAAAGGGCGAACTGAGCTATGCCGAGGCCGTTTCCAGCGGGGCGCAGATCGTGGTAAACACCACCCCGGCGGGCATGTACCCGAATGTGGGGGTGTGCAATCTGGACGTTGCCGCCATGCCGGGCCTCGAGGCTGTAGTGGATGTGGTGTACAACCCCGACAAGACCGAGCTCATCCTCCGCGCCGAGGAAGCGGGCGTGCCGGTGGCTGTGGGCGGCCTTGAAATGCTGGTGGCGCAGGCAGTGTATGCCGCAGAATATTTTCTGGACCGCAAGTTTGAGGATGCGCCGGTTGAGATCCGCCGCATCACCGCCGCACTGCGCCGCGACATGCTGAACATTGCTCTCATCGGGATGCCCTCCTGCGGCAAGACCACCCTCGGCAGGTTGCTGGCAAAGAGCCTTGGCCGCACCTTTGTGGACCTCGACGAGGAGATCGTAAAGACCGACGGCCGCAGCATCCCGGATATTTTCTCTGCCGAGGGCGAGGACGGCTTCCGCGCCCGGGAGACCGCCGAGGCCCGCCGTTTCGGCAGGGAGGGGCGGCAGCTCATCTCCTGCGGCGGCGGTATCGTGAAACGGCCCGAAAACCTGCGGGCGCTGCACCAGAACGGTGTCATTCTGTTCATCGACCGGCCATTGGATGCACTGACCGTGGGCGGCGGCAGACCGCTTTCTTCCAGCATGGATGCTCTGCGCCAGATGGAAGCCCAGCGCCGCCCGCTGTATCTGGCCGCAGCAGACGCCGTGATCCCCAACAACGGCACATTGGACGAAGCCCTGCGTGCCGCCATGGAGGCATTGGATGAAATTTTTGATTCTTAA
- a CDS encoding bifunctional chorismate mutase/prephenate dehydratase, with amino-acid sequence MDALEQARAEIDAVDTQLAALFERRMAAVLQVAEYKRAHGLPIYDAARETAVLEKAAARIQSPALRPYYKDHVQNLMDVAKQYEAVVLGQNRAAYQGVEGAFAHIALRALFPHAEAVSYPTWDEVFDAVERGDAARGVVPFENSHAGDVSAVLDLCYNHPALWVVDVYDLPISQNLLVLPGTKLDQIKSVYSHQQAIAQSETFLRQFGLPATAMANTAMAAKFVAESGDASKAAIASVETAALYGLEVLVPSINTDGDNTTRFIVLSREKPTGGNRFSLLFTVDNKPGKLGEVIQIIGASGFNMESIKSRPMPHVPFEYYFYVELVGDPTADETAALLRELDRTCRTVRLLGVYTK; translated from the coding sequence ATGGACGCACTGGAACAGGCACGCGCCGAGATCGACGCAGTGGATACCCAGCTTGCCGCACTGTTTGAGCGGCGGATGGCCGCCGTGCTGCAGGTGGCAGAATACAAAAGAGCTCACGGCCTGCCCATTTACGACGCTGCCCGCGAGACGGCAGTGCTGGAAAAGGCTGCGGCCCGCATTCAGTCTCCCGCCCTGCGGCCCTATTATAAGGATCACGTGCAGAACCTGATGGATGTGGCAAAGCAGTACGAAGCCGTGGTGCTGGGCCAGAACCGCGCCGCCTATCAGGGCGTGGAGGGTGCCTTTGCCCACATCGCCCTCCGGGCGCTGTTTCCCCACGCCGAGGCCGTGAGCTACCCTACCTGGGACGAGGTGTTTGACGCGGTGGAACGCGGCGATGCCGCCCGGGGCGTCGTTCCCTTTGAGAACAGCCATGCAGGCGATGTTTCTGCCGTGCTGGATCTGTGCTACAATCACCCGGCGCTGTGGGTGGTGGATGTGTACGATCTGCCCATCTCCCAGAACCTGCTGGTGCTGCCGGGCACAAAGCTCGACCAGATCAAAAGCGTCTACAGCCATCAGCAGGCCATCGCCCAGAGCGAGACCTTTTTAAGGCAGTTCGGCCTGCCCGCCACCGCCATGGCCAACACCGCCATGGCCGCAAAGTTCGTGGCCGAAAGCGGCGACGCCTCCAAAGCGGCCATTGCAAGCGTGGAGACGGCGGCGCTGTACGGGCTGGAAGTGCTGGTGCCCAGCATCAACACCGACGGCGACAACACCACCCGCTTTATCGTGCTCAGCCGCGAAAAGCCCACCGGCGGCAACCGCTTCTCGCTGCTGTTCACGGTGGACAACAAGCCCGGCAAGCTGGGCGAGGTGATCCAGATCATCGGTGCCAGCGGCTTCAATATGGAATCCATCAAGAGCCGGCCCATGCCCCATGTACCCTTTGAATATTACTTTTACGTCGAGCTGGTGGGCGACCCCACCGCCGATGAGACCGCCGCGCTGCTGCGCGAGCTTGACCGCACCTGCCGTACCGTGCGGCTGTTAGGAGTGTATACCAAATGA
- a CDS encoding MATE family efflux transporter codes for METKQSQTSPAARENIMGTMEINPLLVKLSVPMMISMLVQALYNVVDSVFVSHVSESALTAVSLAFSLQNVMIAVGVGTGVGVNALLSKSLGEKNQHRANVTAENGIFLSLCSFVVFLVIGLTCMKPYFYAQTSDAAIAQQGIQYLSVCCIFSLGLFTQTMGEKLLAATGRTQLSMISQLVGAVVNIILDPIFIFGYCGQALSGTTGAAVATVIGQFCGAGMTLFFNLNKNPDIQISFKGFRPSAKAIGRIYTVGLPSIAMQCVGSLMTFGMNLILMAFSATAVAVFGVYFKLQSFVFMPIFGLNNGMVPIISYNYGARRPDRVKKTIKLAVCYAEGIMLVGFCIFQFAPRQVLGIFAASDAMLAIGVPAMRIICLHFLLAGASIVLSSVFQALGNGIFSLIVSVCRQLFVLLPAAWLLAQTGNVNNVWWAFFIAEIVSVLMSLAFYARINKTTIAPLYH; via the coding sequence GTGGAAACAAAGCAATCCCAAACCTCTCCCGCCGCGCGGGAAAATATCATGGGCACCATGGAGATCAACCCTCTGCTGGTCAAGCTGAGCGTACCCATGATGATCTCCATGCTGGTGCAGGCACTTTACAACGTGGTGGACTCGGTGTTCGTGTCCCATGTGAGCGAAAGCGCCCTCACCGCCGTCTCGCTGGCGTTCTCGCTGCAGAACGTGATGATCGCCGTGGGCGTGGGCACCGGCGTGGGCGTCAACGCCCTGCTGTCCAAGAGTCTGGGCGAAAAGAACCAGCACCGTGCCAACGTTACGGCAGAGAACGGCATCTTTCTTTCACTGTGCAGCTTTGTGGTGTTTCTGGTCATCGGCCTTACCTGCATGAAGCCCTATTTCTATGCGCAGACCAGTGATGCAGCCATTGCCCAGCAGGGCATCCAGTATCTTTCGGTGTGCTGCATCTTCAGTCTGGGCCTTTTCACCCAGACCATGGGCGAAAAGCTGCTGGCCGCGACCGGCCGCACCCAGCTGAGCATGATCAGCCAGCTGGTGGGTGCAGTGGTGAACATCATTCTGGACCCCATCTTCATCTTTGGCTACTGCGGGCAGGCGCTGTCCGGCACCACCGGTGCAGCTGTGGCAACGGTCATCGGCCAGTTCTGCGGCGCAGGCATGACCCTGTTCTTCAACCTGAACAAAAACCCGGATATCCAGATCAGCTTCAAGGGCTTCCGGCCCAGTGCCAAGGCCATTGGCCGCATCTACACGGTGGGTCTGCCCAGCATCGCCATGCAGTGCGTGGGCAGCCTGATGACCTTTGGCATGAACCTGATCCTCATGGCCTTCTCGGCTACGGCGGTGGCGGTGTTTGGCGTCTACTTCAAGCTGCAGAGCTTCGTGTTCATGCCCATTTTCGGCCTGAACAACGGCATGGTGCCCATCATCAGCTACAACTATGGTGCCCGCAGGCCGGACCGCGTGAAAAAGACCATCAAGCTGGCGGTGTGCTATGCCGAAGGCATCATGCTGGTGGGCTTCTGCATCTTCCAGTTCGCGCCCCGGCAGGTGCTGGGCATCTTTGCGGCCAGCGATGCCATGCTGGCCATCGGCGTCCCGGCCATGCGCATCATCTGCCTGCATTTCCTGCTGGCGGGTGCCAGCATCGTGCTCAGCTCGGTGTTTCAGGCACTGGGCAACGGCATCTTCAGCCTCATCGTTTCGGTCTGCCGTCAGCTGTTCGTGCTGCTGCCGGCCGCATGGCTGCTGGCACAGACCGGCAATGTCAACAATGTCTGGTGGGCCTTCTTCATCGCTGAGATCGTCAGTGTCCTGATGAGTCTGGCCTTCTATGCGCGTATCAACAAAACGACCATCGCACCCCTGTACCACTGA